The Edaphobacter sp. 12200R-103 genome contains a region encoding:
- a CDS encoding ThuA domain-containing protein, whose protein sequence is MRHIRLIATTCISTGAVALLAFGIAGLQAQRRGSGQTAQALFAALDTHKAGTLTRSELESGFNSWFTAWNTTKSGTLTQSQIEAGVSTLLPAPPAVKPGQANTFNPAGNSTPVAVSQAAVAAMMAALPTTPGARPMRSRRVLVLAHTGAGGFVHASIPLAAKTVEALGNQGGLWTTTVTYDAADINTANLKKYDAIFLDSTTACFLDDPNPAVTTARRAAFLSFVRGGKGIAAIHAATDSYHTDCVAGEAAAKSGSPGRNLGALVLASRLVTAANGSRGETVSRQQWAALADDWFRKLDTGNTGKVTRADFVANFNSLLPPPDMRHLHLEAKPVLQWPEFNKLIGGYFKFHWPDPQLITVKIDDPKSPLTAMFHGKEFEIHDETYTFEQDSFSRKNVHVLTSIDYGKMSAEDKAKEADPRTDGDYALSYIRREGNGRVFYEGHGHSDRVYAMTPMLEHLRAGIQYALGDLKADDSPSVK, encoded by the coding sequence ATGAGACATATCAGATTAATTGCAACGACTTGTATCTCGACGGGCGCTGTTGCGCTGCTTGCATTCGGTATCGCAGGCTTGCAGGCGCAGAGACGGGGCAGTGGCCAAACAGCTCAAGCGCTATTTGCCGCCCTCGATACCCATAAGGCTGGAACGCTGACACGGTCCGAGCTGGAGTCCGGTTTCAACTCCTGGTTTACGGCCTGGAACACCACCAAGAGCGGAACGCTTACCCAGTCTCAGATTGAGGCCGGGGTCAGTACGTTGCTGCCTGCGCCGCCTGCCGTGAAGCCCGGGCAAGCCAACACGTTCAATCCAGCCGGAAATTCGACGCCGGTTGCCGTATCGCAAGCCGCTGTGGCTGCCATGATGGCCGCCTTGCCGACTACCCCCGGCGCCAGGCCGATGCGCTCGCGCAGGGTGCTGGTGCTGGCTCATACAGGCGCGGGAGGGTTCGTACACGCCTCCATTCCACTGGCTGCGAAGACGGTGGAGGCACTGGGGAACCAGGGTGGCTTATGGACCACAACCGTTACGTACGACGCCGCGGATATCAACACCGCGAATCTCAAGAAATACGACGCCATCTTCCTGGACAGCACCACTGCGTGTTTTCTTGACGATCCGAATCCGGCGGTCACGACGGCGCGCCGAGCAGCCTTCTTGAGTTTTGTGAGAGGTGGAAAGGGTATTGCCGCAATCCACGCCGCGACAGACTCGTATCACACCGATTGCGTGGCAGGTGAGGCCGCTGCAAAGAGCGGCAGTCCTGGACGGAATCTGGGGGCGCTGGTTTTAGCATCCCGGCTGGTTACAGCAGCCAACGGGAGTAGGGGAGAGACCGTCAGCCGGCAGCAGTGGGCCGCGCTTGCCGATGACTGGTTCCGGAAGCTGGATACCGGCAATACAGGCAAGGTGACCCGCGCCGATTTCGTGGCGAATTTCAATTCGTTGCTGCCTCCGCCGGACATGCGTCATCTCCATCTGGAAGCGAAGCCTGTCCTGCAGTGGCCGGAGTTCAACAAGTTGATTGGCGGCTACTTCAAATTTCACTGGCCCGATCCGCAGCTGATTACGGTCAAGATCGATGACCCGAAGAGCCCCTTGACGGCCATGTTCCATGGCAAGGAGTTCGAGATTCATGACGAGACGTATACCTTCGAGCAGGACTCATTCTCGCGGAAGAACGTGCATGTACTGACGAGTATCGACTACGGCAAGATGAGTGCCGAAGACAAAGCAAAAGAAGCGGATCCGCGAACCGATGGCGATTATGCCTTGAGCTATATTCGCCGCGAAGGCAACGGGCGAGTCTTCTACGAAGGCCACGGCCACAGCGATCGAGTGTATGCCATGACGCCGATGCTGGAGCACCTTCGAGCGGGGATTCAATACGCGCTTGGCGACCTGAAAGCCGACGACAGTCCCTCAGTGAAATAA
- a CDS encoding ABC transporter ATP-binding protein produces the protein MLELQNLSRNFRGIPAIQNVSFNLVPGEIVGFLGPNGAGKSTTVKIITGMLRPNDGRVLFEGQDIRKDMVAFRSVLGYVPEEAHLYTYLSGLEYLQLVGRLRGLGEDLIEAKATRLLKLLHLDSWQFTPMSSYSKGMRQRVLIAAALLHDPRLLIFDEPLSGLDVVSARLFKDLLELLAAEGKSILYISHVMEIVEQVCNRVVVIARGRIVADARPDDLASLMKLPNLEKVFAQLVKQQDTRSAAQQIVDVMRTDHA, from the coding sequence ATGCTTGAGTTGCAAAACCTCTCTAGAAATTTCCGCGGCATTCCGGCGATTCAGAATGTGAGTTTTAATCTTGTCCCTGGCGAGATCGTCGGTTTTCTTGGGCCGAATGGTGCCGGCAAATCAACGACAGTCAAGATCATCACGGGAATGCTCCGGCCAAACGACGGAAGGGTGCTCTTCGAAGGCCAGGACATTCGAAAGGATATGGTCGCTTTCCGGAGTGTCCTCGGGTACGTTCCTGAGGAAGCCCATCTCTACACCTACCTGTCAGGACTGGAGTACCTGCAGCTGGTTGGCAGACTCCGTGGTCTTGGAGAGGATCTCATTGAAGCGAAGGCGACTCGACTGCTCAAACTCCTGCATCTCGATTCCTGGCAATTCACGCCCATGTCCTCTTATTCCAAAGGGATGCGCCAGAGGGTGTTGATCGCCGCAGCTCTGTTACACGATCCCAGGCTGCTTATCTTCGACGAACCGCTCTCAGGACTTGACGTCGTCTCTGCGCGGCTGTTCAAGGACCTCCTGGAGTTATTGGCGGCTGAAGGCAAGTCCATTCTCTATATCTCGCATGTCATGGAGATCGTGGAGCAGGTCTGCAACCGCGTCGTTGTCATTGCAAGAGGCAGAATCGTCGCCGACGCCCGGCCAGACGATCTTGCAAGTTTGATGAAGCTTCCGAATCTGGAAAAGGTCTTCGCGCAACTGGTCAAGCAGCAGGACACCAGGAGCGCCGCACAGCAGATCGTGGACGTGATGCGGACCGACCATGCATAA